One genomic region from Alteromonas pelagimontana encodes:
- the fliQ gene encoding flagellar biosynthesis protein FliQ: MQPEVFVEILRESMFMVILLVSAVIVPSMIVGLIVAVFQAATSINEQTMSFLPRLIVTLLALSWGGNWLVQKLMDFTFHMVEQIPQVVG; this comes from the coding sequence ATGCAACCCGAAGTCTTTGTTGAAATCCTGCGCGAATCCATGTTTATGGTGATATTGCTGGTATCTGCAGTCATTGTTCCCAGCATGATAGTAGGGTTGATTGTAGCTGTATTTCAGGCTGCTACTTCCATCAACGAACAAACAATGAGCTTCTTACCCCGCCTGATTGTGACACTTTTAGCATTGAGCTGGGGCGGCAACTGGCTGGTACAGAAGCTGATGGATTTCACTTTTCATATGGTAGAACAGATTCCACAAGTGGTTGGCTAA
- the fliO gene encoding flagellar biosynthetic protein FliO has product MLPLTFSSFSNAQSTQSITNPTSVLSIFLSLLLVVGIIFSLAYLMRRFNVTHSTNGQMKVVASMMAGTKERIMVIEVGDEQHLIGVTAHNINHLSKLETPLIIPSTKGGGDQFKQKLIKAMAGKLNPAVKESDVEKS; this is encoded by the coding sequence CTGCTGCCCCTTACTTTTAGCTCGTTCAGCAATGCGCAGAGCACGCAATCCATCACTAATCCCACTTCTGTACTGTCAATTTTCCTATCGCTGTTATTGGTAGTTGGTATTATTTTTTCGTTGGCGTACCTCATGCGACGGTTTAATGTCACTCATAGTACCAATGGGCAAATGAAGGTGGTAGCCAGCATGATGGCAGGAACGAAGGAACGCATCATGGTTATTGAAGTCGGTGATGAACAACATCTGATAGGTGTGACTGCCCACAATATTAATCATTTGAGCAAACTGGAAACCCCACTGATTATCCCTTCCACGAAGGGCGGCGGCGATCAGTTTAAACAAAAGCTAATCAAGGCGATGGCGGGCAAGCTCAATCCAGCTGTAAAGGAAAGTGACGTTGAAAAGTCATAA
- the fliP gene encoding flagellar type III secretion system pore protein FliP (The bacterial flagellar biogenesis protein FliP forms a type III secretion system (T3SS)-type pore required for flagellar assembly.) has protein sequence MAFAAFIFSSEPAFAQQGISAVTVNTNPDGSQDYSMTLQALFIMTALSLIPAFIMMMTSFTRIIVVLSILRQAIGLQQAPSNQILIGVSLFLSMFIMAPVFEEINVRALQPYLDEQIGSKEAFEEAKGPMRAFMLSQTRVKDLETFVRIAGDEGKYQEPEEVPLTILIPSFVTSELKTAFQIGFMLFIPFLIIDLVVASILMAMGMMMLSPMIVSLPFKLMLFVLVDGWNLIFGTLATSFGMGV, from the coding sequence CTGGCCTTTGCTGCATTTATTTTTAGCAGCGAACCGGCTTTTGCGCAGCAAGGTATTTCAGCGGTAACGGTAAACACCAACCCCGATGGCAGTCAAGATTATTCTATGACGCTGCAAGCGCTGTTTATCATGACTGCACTGAGTCTCATTCCCGCCTTTATCATGATGATGACGTCTTTTACCCGCATCATTGTGGTGCTGTCGATTTTGCGTCAGGCGATTGGACTACAGCAGGCTCCTTCAAACCAGATTTTAATTGGCGTTAGCCTGTTTCTATCAATGTTTATTATGGCTCCGGTGTTTGAAGAAATTAACGTACGTGCGTTGCAGCCTTATCTTGATGAGCAAATTGGTTCAAAGGAGGCATTTGAAGAAGCAAAGGGACCTATGCGTGCGTTCATGCTGTCACAGACTCGGGTGAAAGACCTGGAAACTTTCGTCAGAATTGCAGGGGATGAAGGAAAGTATCAGGAACCCGAAGAAGTCCCTCTGACCATTCTCATTCCCTCGTTTGTGACCAGCGAACTAAAAACAGCGTTTCAAATTGGTTTTATGCTCTTTATTCCATTTTTGATCATTGATTTGGTGGTTGCGTCTATTCTTATGGCAATGGGTATGATGATGCTATCGCCCATGATTGTTTCTTTACCATTCAAACTGATGCTATTTGTGCTGGTCGATGGCTGGAATCTTATTTTTGGTACTCTGGCAACCAGCTTCGGTATGGGCGTCTAG